From one Takifugu rubripes chromosome 14, fTakRub1.2, whole genome shotgun sequence genomic stretch:
- the fgfbp1a gene encoding fibroblast growth factor-binding protein 1 isoform X2, with protein sequence MGPQPKPAPARLKGKLVTTDKSECTWSVTGNDLLTLRVTCQKGVSRFSCEYNARPSICPQYSSKAELYWKQMARALKKQQSLCQESNVPIKAGLCRRAAKDAHFRLSHVQEKTSTPPPPTQPEPRAVKSCQDDNMKRAEEYCSNSWSSVCLFFFTMVQDSDC encoded by the coding sequence ATGGGCCCTCAACCCAAACCTGCCCCTGCACGACTGAAAGGCAAACTGGTGACCACTGACAAATCAGAGTGTACCTGGTCAGTGACAGGGAATGACCTCCTGACCCTTAGAGTCACCTGTCAGAAAGGTGTCAGCAGGTTCAGCTGTGAGTACAACGCCAGGCCGTCCATTTGCCCCCAGTACTCCTCCAAAGCTGAACTGTACTGGAAACAAATGGCCCGAGCCCTGAAGAAACAGCAGAGCTTGTGTCAGGAGAGCAACGTGCCAATCAAGGCAGGTCTGTGCCGAAGAGCTGCCAAAGACGCTCATTTCAGGCTCAGCCATGTCCAGGAAAAGACCagcacccctcctcctcccactcagcCTGAACCCAGAGCTGTCAAATCCTGTCAAGATGATAAcatgaagagagcagaggagtaCTGCAGCAACTCCTGGTCCAGcgtttgtctctttttcttcactATGGTGCAGGATTCTGACTGTTGA
- the fgfbp1a gene encoding fibroblast growth factor-binding protein 1 isoform X1: MAVLTNISLLLALACVSHQLVLSSCQKTHGKKGSRGQNKDKPVQNMGPQPKPAPARLKGKLVTTDKSECTWSVTGNDLLTLRVTCQKGVSRFSCEYNARPSICPQYSSKAELYWKQMARALKKQQSLCQESNVPIKAGLCRRAAKDAHFRLSHVQEKTSTPPPPTQPEPRAVKSCQDDNMKRAEEYCSNSWSSVCLFFFTMVQDSDC, translated from the coding sequence ATGGCTGTCCTCACCAATATCAGCCTCCTGCTGGCACTGGCTTGTGTTTCCCATCAGCTAGTGTTGAGCAGCTGTCAGAAGACCCATGGAAAGAAGGGAAGCAGGGGTCAAAACAAGGACAAACCCGTCCAAAACATGGGCCCTCAACCCAAACCTGCCCCTGCACGACTGAAAGGCAAACTGGTGACCACTGACAAATCAGAGTGTACCTGGTCAGTGACAGGGAATGACCTCCTGACCCTTAGAGTCACCTGTCAGAAAGGTGTCAGCAGGTTCAGCTGTGAGTACAACGCCAGGCCGTCCATTTGCCCCCAGTACTCCTCCAAAGCTGAACTGTACTGGAAACAAATGGCCCGAGCCCTGAAGAAACAGCAGAGCTTGTGTCAGGAGAGCAACGTGCCAATCAAGGCAGGTCTGTGCCGAAGAGCTGCCAAAGACGCTCATTTCAGGCTCAGCCATGTCCAGGAAAAGACCagcacccctcctcctcccactcagcCTGAACCCAGAGCTGTCAAATCCTGTCAAGATGATAAcatgaagagagcagaggagtaCTGCAGCAACTCCTGGTCCAGcgtttgtctctttttcttcactATGGTGCAGGATTCTGACTGTTGA
- the ccna2 gene encoding cyclin-A2, translating to MSGATRGQGSAASEYNNQENALTRLRGSLKQRAPSNENQENLPPKQAGNRAVLGPLQNNQRCKNQRGTKQPLSSKNEDLSKSCYEKQADKQAPFQIFVDEPDAAGTKKPPQAVQPVNAKSAVEESPLAISNAVARLRQPLARIDVPLAMDVSFDSPMDMSMVEGEDKPATVNEVPEYAAEIHTYLREMELKTRPKAGYMKKQPDITISMRAILVDWLVEVGEEYKLQNETLYLAVNYIDRFLSSMSVLRGKLQLVGTAAMLLASKFEEIYPPEVAEFVYITDDTYTKKQVLRMEHLVLKVLSFDLAAPTINQFLTQYFLHQSVGKQVENLAMYLGELSLVDSDPFLKYLPSQTAAAAFILANSTVTGGSWSKSLVEVTGYTLEDLRPCIEDLHKLYLNASQHAQQAVREKYKGPKYMEVSVIQAPTKLQLN from the exons ATGTCAGGAGCTACCAGAGGTCAAGGAAGCGCGGCTAGCGAATACAACAACCAAGAAAATGCGTTGACAAGATTAAGGGGATCGTTGAAACAACGAGCTCCTTCAAACGAGAACCAAGAGAACCTTCCACCAAAACAAGCAGGCAACAGGGCTGTTTTAGGACCTTTGCAGAACAACCAGCGGTGTAAGAACCAGCGCGGCACAAAACAG CCTTTGTCTTCTAAAAATGAAGACCTCAGCAAAAGCTGTTATGAGAAGCAAGCTGACAAACAAGCCCCCTTCCAGATTTTTGTGGATGAGCCCGACGCTGCCGGCACGAAGAAGCCTCCACAGGCGGTCCAACCTGTCAATGCAAAGTCGGCGGTGGAAGAGTCTCCCCTGGCAATCAGCAATGCTGTGGCGAGGCTTCGCCAGCCTCTGGCCAGAATTGATGTTCCACTGGCAATGGATGTCAGTTTCG ACTCTCCCATGGACATGTCTATGGTTGAGGGGGAGGACAAGCCAGCCACTGTGAATGAGGTCCCTGAATATGCTGCGGAGATCCACACATACCTTAGGGAGATGGAG CTGAAAACCAGGCCAAAAGCCGGCTACATGAAAAAGCAGCCAGACATCACGATCAGCATGAGGGCCATCCTAGTGGACTGGCTGGTGGAGGTTGGAGAAGAGTACAAGCTTCAAAACGAGACTCTTTATCTGGCTGTAAACTACATCGATCGCTTCCTCTCATCCATGTCTGTCCTGAGGGGGAAGCTTCAGCTAGTTGGGACTGCTGCCATGCTGCTGGCCTC GAAATTTGAGGAGATTTACCCTCCAGAGGTGGCAGAGTTTGTATACATCACAGATGACACTTACACCAAGAAGCAAGTGTTGAGAATGGAACATCTGGTGCTTAAAGTGCTCTCCTTTGATCTGGCGGCACCGACCATTAACCAGTTTCTCACGCAGTATTTCCTTCACCAGTCTGTTGGCAAGCAGGTGGAAAACTTGGCAATG TATCTTGGCGAGCTCAGTCTGGTTGATTCGGATCCCTTCCTGAAGTACCTGCCATCGCAGACGGCTGCTGCGGCCTTCATCCTGGCCAACAGCACAGTGACCGGCGGCTCGTGG TCCAAATCACTGGTAGAGGTGACTGGATACACCCTGGAAGATCTGCGGCCATGCATTGAAGATTTGCACAAACTTTACCTCAACGCCTCTCAGCACGCCCAGCAAGCAGTTCGGGAGAAGTACAAGGGCCCCAA ATACATGGAGGTTTCTGTCATCCAGGCACCAACAAAGCTGCAGTTAAACTGA
- the anxa5a gene encoding annexin A5a has product MAYRGSVKPFVNFNAKQDAEFLHKAMKGIGTDEDAILMLLSSRSNDQRQQIKAAYKKTYGKDLVSALKSELGGLLESLIVALMTPPIEYDASQLHKALKGAGTDDDALIEILASRTGDQIKDIIKVYKKEFGAKLEKDICGDTSGYYQKLLVILLQGSREKEVDEKKIEKDAKDLFAAGEGKFGTDEETLIKIIGNRSEEHLRKVFDTYKKLYGSDIEDSIEGETTGNLENLLLAVLKCVRSVPDYFAEVLYKSMRRAGTDDSTLMRTMVSRSELDMLDIRASFQKKYGVSLYTTIQEDTSGDYQKALLYLCGGND; this is encoded by the exons ATG gcgtACAGAGGCAGCGTGAAACCATTTGTCAATTTCAATGCCAAACAAGATGCCGAGTTCCTTCATAAAGCCATGAAGGGAATAG GCACAGATGAAGATGCGATCCTCATGCTCCTGAGCTCCCGCAGCAACGATCAGCGCCAACAAATTAAGGCAGCGTATAAAAAGACCTACGGAAAG GACTTGGTAAGCGCGCTGAAATCGGAGCTCGGCGGCCTGTTGGAGAGTCTGATTGTGGCCTTAATGACTCCGCCCATCGAATATGATGCTTCCCAACTGCACAAGGCTCTGAAG GGCGCCGGCACTGATGACGACGCGCTGATTGAAATCCTGGCCTCCAGGACGGGCGACCAGATTAAAGATATCATCAAAGTGTACAAGAAAG AGTTCGGTGCCAAGCTGGAGAAAGACATCTGCGGCGACACCTCTGGGTACTATCAGAAACTGCTGGTGATCCTGCTGCAG GGGAGCAGGGAGAAAGAAGTAGATGAGAAGAAGATAGAGAAAGATGCTAAG GACCTGTTTGCTGCTGGTGAAGGCAAGTTTGGCACCGACGAGGAAACTTTAATCAAAATCATTGGCAACAGGAGTGAAGAGCATCTGAGGAAAG TGTTCGACACCTACAAGAAGCTCTATGGCTCCGATATCGAGGACAGCATCGAAGGAGAGACCACTGGAAATCTGGAGAACCTACTGCTGGCTGTCT TGAAATGTGTCAGGAGTGTTCCAGATTACTTTGCTGAGGTTCTGTATAAATCTATGAGG CGCGCTGGAACCGATGACAGCACCCTGATGAGGACGATGGTGTCCAGGAGTGAGCTGGACATGCTGGATATCAGGGCCAGCTTCCAAAAGAAGTATGGAGTGTCTCTCTACACCACAATCCAG GAAGATACAAGTGGAGACTATCAGAAGGCTTTGCTCTACCTCTGTGGCGGGAACGATTAA